In one Candidatus Absconditicoccus praedator genomic region, the following are encoded:
- a CDS encoding GGDEF domain-containing protein yields the protein MNLPESFSCKGVMKELKNHGIEKQQRKQIMKALDSYRRKSILVEEKKLKEKYSEIIQIQESFMDEFEKIFQEQECYELLNFFEILMNFFNNKFSTMELEVYEVTENINGINNLRFCKPRKTSHKKQDKTTDEISYLEEKALNSENKELIYKITDISKKQEDIAGIKIQTNYKETFLITIILSENLNSSNYQTFLEEFVSLKNIFEVSRLSFLLEEKIAALNSSFKDRLTGLFNKAYLDTKLDETGWSAIYIDIDSFKELNDTYGHCVGDYALQLLSKALKESVRYEDKTCRLYGDEFMILVNTYNGEEVKKILERIRQKVNGISFETENKKNKQIETVDLSASLGIAIGDNKKTVKELLKESDALMLGSKTTSGSLYRLRQQLESCKESDREEVVENLLDVISYKQLVRILAKKILQKE from the coding sequence ATGAATTTACCAGAAAGTTTTTCTTGTAAGTGAGTTATGAAAGAATTGAAAAATCATGGTATAGAAAAACAACAAAGAAAACAAATAATGAAAGCTCTTGATTCTTATAGAAGAAAATCTATTTTAGTCGAAGAAAAAAAGCTAAAAGAGAAATACTCAGAAATTATACAAATTCAGGAGTCATTTATGGATGAGTTTGAAAAAATATTCCAAGAACAAGAATGTTATGAACTTTTGAATTTTTTTGAAATTCTTATGAACTTTTTCAACAACAAATTTTCTACAATGGAATTAGAAGTTTATGAAGTCACAGAAAATATTAATTGAATAAATAATTTAAGGTTCTGCAAGCCTAGAAAAACCTCTCACAAAAAACAAGATAAAACCACAGACGAAATAAGCTACTTAGAAGAAAAAGCTTTGAATTCTGAAAACAAAGAACTGATATACAAAATTACTGATATATCTAAAAAACAAGAAGATATAGCTTGAATAAAAATTCAAACCAATTATAAAGAAACTTTTTTGATTACCATAATTTTATCAGAGAACTTAAATTCAAGCAACTATCAAACTTTTTTGGAAGAATTTGTAAGTTTAAAAAATATTTTTGAGGTTAGTAGATTGAGTTTTTTGTTGGAAGAAAAAATTGCTGCTCTTAATAGTTCATTTAAAGATAGGTTAACTGGACTATTTAATAAAGCATATTTAGACACAAAGCTTGATGAAACATGATGGAGTGCTATTTATATTGATATAGATAGCTTTAAAGAGCTAAATGATACTTATGGACATTGTGTATGAGATTATGCATTACAGCTTCTTTCAAAAGCATTAAAAGAATCAGTAAGATATGAGGATAAAACTTGCCGTTTATATTGAGATGAATTTATGATTCTTGTAAATACTTATAATGGCGAAGAAGTGAAAAAAATTTTAGAAAGAATTAGGCAAAAAGTAAATGGGATATCTTTTGAAACTGAAAACAAAAAAAACAAACAAATAGAAACAGTAGATTTATCAGCTTCTTTATGAATTGCTATTTGAGACAACAAGAAGACAGTTAAAGAACTCTTAAAAGAGTCTGATGCCTTAATGCTTGGAAGTAAAACCACCTCTTGAAGTCTTTATAGGCTTCGCCAACAATTAGAGTCTTGCAAAGAATCTGACAGAGAAGAAGTTGTTGAGAATTTATTGGATGTAATATCTTACAAACAGTTGGTAAGAATTCTTGCAAAAAAAATTTTACAAAAAGAATAG
- a CDS encoding DUF5654 family protein, with protein MIKDKRTMEIVTEVMKLFVGMVIALAWDGAIRTIISIIKESFPFAGILLSFLYAIFITVVALFIVVFILKKIDNTEKESENN; from the coding sequence ATGATAAAAGACAAAAGAACTATGGAAATAGTTACTGAAGTAATGAAACTTTTTGTTGGGATGGTTATTGCTTTGGCTTGGGACTGAGCAATAAGAACAATAATAAGCATAATAAAAGAAAGTTTCCCATTTGCATGAATACTGCTGAGCTTTCTATATGCTATTTTTATCACAGTAGTAGCACTTTTTATAGTTGTCTTTATCCTTAAAAAAATTGATAATACAGAGAAAGAATCAGAAAACAATTAA